The genome window GGGCTCAAGTGCATCGTCGCCGTCGACGCCGGACATCCTCTCGACCCCGCGGCGGTCTGGCAGACTGTAGCGCTCTGCGTCGATCCCGAGCGGGACGTAATGGTCATGAAGGGCCCCGCCGACTTCGACGACCACGCCCTCTGGCCCGGCTTTGGCTCGCGGATGGGGATCGATGCCACGCGAAAGCGCCCGGACGAGGGGGGTATCGAGTGGCCCGAGTCACTAGAATCCGCCGTCCCCCTCCGGAGCCGGCTCGACTATTTGTGGTCAAAAGCCGGTTGGAACCGCCCGTGAACTGCGGACGGGAGAGGGACTCAGGTCCGGAGTCGAGGGACTCGGGACCGAATCCACTTTCGCGATCTCACTGGGATCCGAAGTCTTCATCTCACGGATCCTCTCCCCTTTCTTCCCCGATGGCAGTCGACAAGTCCGGTGCCCGCGTCCGTCAGATGTTCGGCGAGATCGCGCGGCGGTACGACCTCATGAACCACGTCCTCTCGGGGGGGACCGACATCTACTGGCGGTCGCGGACCGTGCGGCTCGTCCCTCCCCAGGGAGACGCCCCGATCCTCGACGTCTGCACCGGGACGGGCGACCTCGCCCTCGCGTATTCGAAGGCGGCCGGCGGACGCGTGCCGGTCGTCGGCTCCGACTTCACGCACGAGATGCTGGTCCTCGCGAACCGGAAGCGGGACAAGGTCGTGAAGGAAGCCTCGGCCCCGGTCTCGTTCCTCGAGGCCGACACGCAGAAGCTCCCCTTCCCCGACAACACCTTCCAGATCGTCTCCGTGGCCTTCGGCCTGCGGAACGTCTCCGACACTCGGGCGGGCCTCCGGGAGATGGCCCGAGTCTGCCGGCCAGGAGGAACGGTCGCTGTCCTCGAGTTCTCGAAGCCGAAGGGGCGGCTCTTCGGCGGGATCTACCAGCAGTACTTCCGCCACGTCCTCCCGAGGGTCGGGCAGTTCTTCGCCAAGAACAAGCAGGACGCCTACGAATACCTGCCGGCCTCGGTCTCGGAGTTCCCCTCCGGCGAGAAGCTGACGGCCATGATGGACGAATGCGGCCTCCACAGCTCGCGCTACGTCCCGTTCACGTTCGGCGTCTGCTCCCTCTACATGGGGACCAAGTAACCATCCCGCTCCCGCGAGATGAGCCTCCCCCAAAGCCGCCAGCGACTGAGGCACGGAGGGGGGGGCGCGCCGGCGGAGGTCTAGGGGGCAACGCCCCAGGTTGGCGCGGGCATAATCAACAAGCCCTGAATGGGCGCAACAACGCTCGGCGATATCTCCGAGGCGTCGTTCTCAAGCCACCGTCGCCGGAGGCGAAGCCTCGGCCCGTTTGCGGTTCATGGACCATTTCAGGAGCGGCGGCGTGATGATCGTCGTTGCCATGACCATGAAGACGAGGGCGGTGTAGGTCGTGCTGTCGACGACCGGCTTCCCTTCGTACATCAGCTTCGCCCCTTCGGAGGCGAAGATCAGTCCGACTTCGCCGCGGGGGATCATCCCGATCCCGATCGAAAGCCGGTCGAGCGTCTTGTCGCTTACGCCCAGGGCACAGACCTGCTTGCCGAGGATCGCCACGAACGTCAGGGCGATCGCGAGCGTCCACATCGTCGGGTTGTTGAATGCCGACAGATCGACATGCACGCCGATCTGGACGAAGAACAGCGGGATCAGGAGCGACCCGATCGGCTTGAGCGCGTGATCCAGCGCCACATTCTCCTTCCGCGAAAGCGAATGGTACTGGACCTCTTCCAGGATCAGGCCCGCCGCAAACGCCCCGACGATCGGGGCGAGCCCCATCAGGCTGGCGAGCCACGCGAACAGGAAGCAGATGCAGAGCGCCGTCGTCACGAGCAGCCCGTGGCCGCGGAGATAGGTGGCCGCCTTGAACGCGGGCTTGGCGACAAGGTGCGTCCCGATCAGAACCGCTCCCGCCAGGAACCCGAACGCCTTGAGGACGATGATCGCGATCCCGCCGAGGTCGGCCGAGCCGCTTCTGACGATCCCCTGCACCACCGCCAGCACGATCAGCCCGAGGACATCGTCGATCACCGCCGCCCCCAGGATGATCTGCGACTCCGTCTGCTGGCTCCGTCCCAGGTCCTTCAGCACGCGGGCGGTGATCCCGACGCTCGTGGCGCTGAGCGTCGCCCCCAGGAACAGATGGACCTTCCAGTCCGCCCCCGGCAGCGCGAAGTAGCCCACGAGGAATCCCAGGATCATCGGTGCGACGACCCCCAGGCAGGCGACGATGAACGCCGTGACCCCGACCGACATCATCCCCTTGACTGTCGACTCCAGTCCGACTTCGAACAGAAGCAGCACCACCCCGATCCGGGCCAGGATGTCGAGGTGGGAAAACGTCTCGCCGGCTTTGAGGAACTCGAAGCCCCCCCAGCCGCTCAGGAACTCCATGTTCCCGATCAGGATGCCGACGAACAGCTCTCCCAGCACGGCGGGGAGCCCGATTCGGTCGAAGAGGTCCCCGGCCAGCTTCGCCGACAACAGCAGCAGTAC of Planctomyces sp. SH-PL14 contains these proteins:
- a CDS encoding cation:proton antiporter yields the protein MLATTGPRRSSILFFSLLLSFAMLAGRFTSGQEAPPSAPQASPTSPSSDGSSEAAPSSTEASPSAPPVDAAGHDEQGAEHGSEGHTDPVTPVLLGIVLLLLSAKLAGDLFDRIGLPAVLGELFVGILIGNMEFLSGWGGFEFLKAGETFSHLDILARIGVVLLLFEVGLESTVKGMMSVGVTAFIVACLGVVAPMILGFLVGYFALPGADWKVHLFLGATLSATSVGITARVLKDLGRSQQTESQIILGAAVIDDVLGLIVLAVVQGIVRSGSADLGGIAIIVLKAFGFLAGAVLIGTHLVAKPAFKAATYLRGHGLLVTTALCICFLFAWLASLMGLAPIVGAFAAGLILEEVQYHSLSRKENVALDHALKPIGSLLIPLFFVQIGVHVDLSAFNNPTMWTLAIALTFVAILGKQVCALGVSDKTLDRLSIGIGMIPRGEVGLIFASEGAKLMYEGKPVVDSTTYTALVFMVMATTIITPPLLKWSMNRKRAEASPPATVA
- the ubiE gene encoding bifunctional demethylmenaquinone methyltransferase/2-methoxy-6-polyprenyl-1,4-benzoquinol methylase UbiE; amino-acid sequence: MAVDKSGARVRQMFGEIARRYDLMNHVLSGGTDIYWRSRTVRLVPPQGDAPILDVCTGTGDLALAYSKAAGGRVPVVGSDFTHEMLVLANRKRDKVVKEASAPVSFLEADTQKLPFPDNTFQIVSVAFGLRNVSDTRAGLREMARVCRPGGTVAVLEFSKPKGRLFGGIYQQYFRHVLPRVGQFFAKNKQDAYEYLPASVSEFPSGEKLTAMMDECGLHSSRYVPFTFGVCSLYMGTK